In Hymenobacter sublimis, a single genomic region encodes these proteins:
- the hemL gene encoding glutamate-1-semialdehyde 2,1-aminomutase, with translation MSHVTTSPAPTLPLTTSDALFTRAKNHIPGGVNSPVRAFRAVGGHPVFMQSAKGAWLTDVDGNRYLDFINSWGPMILGHAPDLVLNAVQQAVQGSLSFGAPTRREVEMAELIKQMVPSIEKVRLVNSGTEATMSAIRVARGFTGRDKIIKFEGCYHGHGDSFLIAAGSGALTLGAPDSPGVTQGVAQDTLTVPYNNLAAVEQIIAANEGQVAALILEPVVGNMGLVAPQEGYLQGLRELCTQHGIVLIFDEVMTGFRLARGGAQELYGITPDLTTLGKIIGGGMPVGAYGGRQDIMDNVAPAGKVYQAGTLSGNPIATAAGIAQLSYLNEHPEIYDELNRITTRIADGTRQICAELGLNYTVNQVGSMFSVFFTSQPVTDLDSAKASDTEAFGRYFRAMLHRGIYLAPAQYEALFVSTAITDELVDHYLTACRESMKEAHGL, from the coding sequence ATGTCGCACGTAACCACTTCCCCAGCTCCCACGCTTCCCCTCACCACCAGTGACGCCCTGTTTACGCGGGCCAAAAACCATATTCCGGGCGGGGTAAACTCGCCGGTACGGGCCTTCCGGGCCGTAGGCGGTCATCCGGTGTTCATGCAGTCGGCCAAAGGCGCTTGGCTGACCGACGTCGATGGCAACCGGTACCTGGACTTCATCAACTCCTGGGGCCCTATGATTCTAGGCCATGCCCCGGACCTGGTACTGAACGCCGTACAGCAGGCCGTGCAGGGTTCCCTGTCGTTTGGCGCGCCCACGCGCCGGGAGGTAGAAATGGCCGAGCTCATCAAGCAGATGGTGCCCAGCATCGAGAAAGTGCGCCTCGTAAACTCGGGCACCGAAGCAACGATGTCGGCTATTCGGGTAGCACGGGGCTTCACTGGACGCGACAAAATCATCAAGTTCGAGGGTTGCTACCATGGCCACGGCGACTCCTTCCTGATTGCAGCCGGTTCGGGTGCCCTCACCCTGGGCGCGCCTGATTCGCCGGGCGTCACCCAGGGCGTGGCCCAGGACACGCTCACGGTGCCTTACAACAACTTAGCCGCCGTGGAGCAGATTATTGCTGCCAACGAGGGCCAAGTAGCCGCCCTAATTCTGGAGCCGGTAGTGGGCAATATGGGCCTGGTGGCTCCGCAGGAAGGCTACCTCCAGGGTCTGCGCGAGCTGTGCACCCAGCACGGCATTGTGCTGATTTTTGATGAGGTGATGACTGGCTTCCGGCTAGCCCGGGGCGGCGCCCAAGAACTCTACGGCATCACCCCCGACCTGACGACCCTAGGCAAAATCATTGGGGGCGGCATGCCGGTAGGCGCGTACGGCGGCCGCCAGGACATCATGGACAATGTGGCCCCGGCTGGTAAGGTGTACCAGGCGGGCACGCTCTCGGGCAACCCCATTGCCACGGCGGCCGGCATTGCCCAGCTCTCCTACCTTAACGAGCACCCCGAGATTTACGACGAGCTCAACCGCATTACCACCCGCATTGCCGACGGCACCCGCCAGATTTGCGCTGAGCTAGGCCTGAACTACACCGTTAACCAGGTCGGCTCCATGTTCAGCGTGTTCTTTACCAGTCAGCCCGTCACTGATCTAGACTCAGCCAAAGCCTCTGATACGGAAGCTTTCGGGCGCTACTTCCGGGCCATGTTGCACCGCGGCATTTACCTGGCTCCGGCCCAGTACGAGGCCCTGTTCGTGAGCACTGCTATTACCGATGAGCTCGTGGACCACTACCTGACCGCCTGCCGCGAATCAATGAAAGAAGCCCACGGGTTGTAA
- a CDS encoding ABC transporter substrate-binding protein, protein MRSYSLLFAAVLCGSLTLSESTWAQQAPAKKPTTPAGKATTPATSRPTTVRPAATGAVTPGARPAPKTTTTTPAPAAGKPATSSAPKASPTTKPATSAATPKPAVTAAPKPTGPPLPANMNSSDPATRYKNGKTLLDQTRYELAMQELLPVTAPGSKFQRAPEAAYLYAVAASRAKKWAEAEQMLNLLRTEYSQWPNLPEAFFLQGQVSFEQGDFENGLRVLSQLPPDRLATERENMKAAYLPRVKDKATFQNLLKAYPQDATLARAYADKLANGGWYTEADKPQLDQLITQFALDRTRYTPRPRAQKKSTYNIGVLLPFEFDDPSWETRRKNQFVTDLYAGMRLAQDSLQREGHPVQLFAYDTGADTLQLKQVLALPELAGMDMLIGPVYKSGSKILARYAQQKQIVVVNPLSQDGDLVLDNPWHYLFEPSTATQARQAAQFAFARLGGPRTAVVLYEDSKDEAAFGQAYKQAYEALGGRVLQLRRINSDVEESLAAGFAGVDLKTIGHLVVASDGKKAGPYTLGALKAQDARTPLITYASWLDNNRIGLGQLDARDVYFVHPKFVDRTGYGVRRVRQLYTQRQNLPPSVFALSGFELLYYFASQLHQHGPAFQQPLANGGPVSGAVFQGIGYPGGSHDNQYVPLTKLERLEVEVLNPVGIR, encoded by the coding sequence ATGAGGTCTTACTCTCTCCTGTTTGCTGCCGTGCTCTGCGGCAGCCTTACGTTGTCGGAATCTACCTGGGCCCAGCAGGCCCCGGCCAAGAAACCAACTACCCCAGCCGGTAAGGCCACCACCCCGGCCACTTCGCGCCCAACTACGGTGCGCCCGGCTGCTACGGGCGCCGTCACGCCCGGCGCCCGTCCGGCCCCGAAGACGACTACGACAACGCCAGCTCCTGCCGCGGGCAAACCAGCTACCTCTAGCGCCCCTAAGGCCAGCCCCACCACGAAACCGGCTACCTCCGCGGCCACGCCCAAACCAGCCGTTACCGCGGCTCCGAAGCCCACGGGCCCGCCCCTGCCGGCCAACATGAACTCCAGCGACCCGGCCACTCGCTACAAAAACGGCAAAACGCTGCTCGACCAGACCCGCTACGAGTTGGCCATGCAAGAGCTGTTGCCCGTCACGGCGCCCGGCAGCAAGTTTCAGCGGGCCCCGGAAGCGGCCTACCTCTACGCCGTGGCTGCTAGTCGGGCTAAGAAGTGGGCCGAAGCTGAGCAGATGCTCAACCTACTGCGCACGGAATACTCGCAGTGGCCCAACCTGCCCGAGGCCTTCTTTCTGCAGGGGCAGGTGTCTTTTGAGCAGGGCGACTTCGAGAATGGCCTGCGGGTGCTCAGCCAGCTCCCCCCCGACCGCCTGGCTACGGAGCGGGAAAACATGAAGGCCGCTTATTTGCCCCGCGTCAAGGACAAAGCCACCTTCCAGAACCTGCTCAAGGCCTACCCCCAGGATGCCACCCTGGCCCGCGCCTACGCCGACAAGCTGGCCAATGGCGGCTGGTACACCGAAGCCGACAAGCCCCAGCTCGACCAGCTCATCACCCAGTTTGCCCTCGACAGGACCCGCTACACGCCCCGCCCCCGGGCTCAGAAGAAGAGCACCTACAACATTGGGGTGCTGCTACCCTTCGAGTTTGATGACCCGAGCTGGGAAACCCGCCGCAAAAACCAATTCGTAACGGACCTGTACGCCGGCATGCGCCTAGCCCAGGACTCCTTGCAGCGTGAGGGGCACCCCGTGCAGCTGTTTGCCTACGACACCGGCGCCGATACTCTGCAGCTTAAGCAGGTGCTGGCTCTACCGGAGCTAGCCGGCATGGACATGCTGATCGGGCCGGTGTACAAATCGGGCAGCAAGATTCTGGCCCGCTACGCCCAGCAGAAGCAGATTGTGGTGGTCAATCCCCTTTCCCAAGACGGCGACTTGGTGCTGGACAACCCCTGGCACTACCTCTTCGAGCCCAGCACAGCCACTCAGGCCCGGCAGGCCGCCCAATTTGCCTTTGCCCGCCTGGGTGGCCCCCGCACGGCCGTGGTGCTCTACGAGGACAGCAAGGACGAAGCTGCCTTTGGGCAGGCTTACAAACAGGCCTACGAGGCCCTAGGCGGGCGCGTGCTGCAGCTGCGCCGCATCAACTCCGATGTGGAAGAGTCCCTGGCCGCGGGCTTTGCTGGTGTTGATTTAAAGACCATCGGCCACTTGGTGGTAGCTTCCGATGGCAAAAAAGCTGGCCCCTACACCCTCGGGGCCCTTAAGGCCCAGGATGCCCGCACCCCGCTCATTACCTACGCTTCCTGGCTCGACAACAACCGCATTGGCCTGGGCCAACTCGACGCCCGCGACGTGTACTTTGTGCACCCTAAGTTCGTGGACCGTACCGGCTACGGCGTGCGGCGGGTGCGCCAGCTTTACACCCAGCGCCAGAACCTGCCGCCTTCGGTATTTGCTTTGTCGGGCTTTGAGCTGCTGTACTACTTCGCTAGCCAGCTCCACCAGCACGGCCCCGCGTTTCAGCAGCCCCTGGCCAATGGTGGTCCGGTTTCCGGAGCCGTTTTTCAGGGCATCGGCTACCCCGGTGGCAGCCACGATAACCAGTACGTGCCCTTAACCAAGCTGGAGCGACTGGAAGTAGAAGTTCTGAACCCAGTGGGCATTCGGTAG